One genomic segment of Chelonia mydas isolate rCheMyd1 chromosome 1, rCheMyd1.pri.v2, whole genome shotgun sequence includes these proteins:
- the FUT4 gene encoding alpha-(1,3)-fucosyltransferase 4 encodes MEPGPAGPPGRSRALRRRRRRLLAAGLSCTLLALYAWLPELPALDAWPGRTRPPPEVTVLLWWEPFGHRRHMTDCQRRFNISGCRPSADRSRYREAQAVIFHHRDLVLHGLGQLPAGPPQRPPAQRWVWMNFESPSHSPGLRDLAGIFNWTMSYRVDSDIFVPYGYLRARRAASHFSLPRKTKLVAWVISNWNEAHARVRYYHQLRKYVPIDVYGAQGLALEQGSMVRTISQYKFYLAFENSQHPDYITEKLWRNAFKSSAVPVVLGPSRSNYELFIPPGSFIHVDDFPSPRKLAIYLKFLDQNKPLYRRYFAWRDKYDVHMTSFWDEQYCKVCEAVRTAGDQLKTIQNLASWFES; translated from the coding sequence ATGGAGCCTGGCCCCGCTGGGCCCCCGGGCCGGAGCCGGGCGCTGCGCCgcaggcggcggcggctgctggcggCCGGGCTGAGCTGCACGCTGCTGGCCCTGTACGCCTGGCTGCCGGAGCTGCCCGCGCTGGACGCGTGGCCCGGCCGGACGCGGCCCCCGCCGGAGGTGACCGTGCTGCTGTGGTGGGAGCCCTTCGGCCACCGCCGCCATATGACCGACTGCCAGCGGCGCTTCAACATCAGCGGCTGCCGGCCCAGCGCCGACCGCAGCCGCTACCGGGAGGCGCAGGCTGTGATCTTCCACCACCGGGACCTCGTCCTCCACGGCCTGGGCCAGCTGCCCGCCGGCCCCCCGCAGCGCCCCCCGGCCCAGCGGTGGGTGTGGATGAACTTCGAGTCCCCCTCGCACTCGcccgggctcagggacctggctggCATCTTCAACTGGACCATGTCCTACCGGGTGGACTCGGACATCTTCGTGCCCTACGGGTACCTCCGGGCCAGGCGGGCGGCCTCGCACTTCAGCCTGCCCCGCAAGACCAAGCTGGTGGCCTGGGTCATCAGCAACTGGAACGAGGCGCATGCCAGGGTGCGCTACTACCACCAGCTGAGGAAGTACGTCCCCATCGACGTGTATGGGGCACAAGGCCTGGCCCTGGAGCAGGGCAGCATGGTGAGGACCATCTCCCAGTACAAGTTCTACCTGGCCTTTGAAAACTCCCAGCACCCCGACTACATCACCGAGAAGCTGTGGCGGAATGCCTTCAAATCCAGCGCCGTGCCCGTTGTGCTGGGCCCTTCCAGGTCCAACTACGAGCTTTTTATCCCGCCCGGCTCCTTCATCCACGTCGACGACTTCCCCAGCCCTAGGAAGTTAGCTATCTACCTGAAATTCCTCGACCAAAACAAACCCCTCTACAGGCGGTACTTCGCCTGGAGGGACAAATATGATGTTCATATGACTTCGTTCTGGGATGAGCAATACTGCAAGGTTTGCGAGGCTGTCAGGACAGCTGGGGATCAGCTCAAGACCATACAAAATTTAGCTAGCTGGTTTGAAAGCTGA